In a single window of the Alosa sapidissima isolate fAloSap1 chromosome 18, fAloSap1.pri, whole genome shotgun sequence genome:
- the serpine1 gene encoding plasminogen activator inhibitor 1: MQCVYVLLTLALCGTGLCNLIEQQTDFGLRVFSEAARSSPDKNLALSPYGISSVLGMIQLGAYGNTLKTLVSHMGYSLQERGAPRQQRLLQRDLASEEFVELASGVMVDRKLLLEKNFRRGLSKAFQAMPHQLDFSQPEKAKNIINRWVSDHTAGMIPQFLPSGAFGDMTRLVLLNAMHFHGLWKVPFDPKMTQPMLFHGANGTVSVPMMMMTQKFNYGDFVTPEGVDYDVIEVPYERDALSMLLVSPFERDVPLSALTGELRSHRLKEWKQEMRKLNRQLAMPRFAIDSEMNLKSTLCQLGLGDIFSQTKADFSRITTDEPLCISKVLQKVKLEVNEEGTKGSSATAAIVFSRMAVEEITLDRPFLFLIQHKPTGAVLFMGQVNQPQDH; encoded by the exons atgcagtgtgtgtacgtgctgtTGACCCTCGCCCTCTGCGGCACTGGCCTCTGTAACCTTATTGAGCAGCAGACTGACTTTGGACTGCGGGTGTTCTCCGAGGCAGCCCGGTCCTCCCCTGACAAGAACCTGGCTCTGTCTCCCTATGGCATTTCCTCTGTTCTGGGCATGATCCAACTAGGAGCTTATGGCAACACACTCAAGACATTAGTTAGCCACATGGGCTACTCTCTGCAAG AGCGTGGCGCACCCCGTCAACAGCGGCTGCTCCAGCGGGATCTGGCCAGTGAGGAGTTTGTGGAGCTGGCCAGTGGAGTTATGGTGGACAGGAAGCTCTTGTTGGAGAAGAACTTCCGCCGAGGGCTGTCCAAGGCCTTCCAAGCCATGCCACATCAGCTGGACTTCAGCCAGCCCGAAAAGGCCAAGAACATTATCAACAGATGGGTGTCTGACCACACTgcag GTATGATTCCTCAGTTCCTTCCCAGTGGCGCTTTTGGTGACATGACAAGACTGGTTCTGCTCAATGCCATGCACTTTCATGGGCTCTGGAAGGTGCCATTTGACCCCAAGATGACTCAACCAATGTTGTTCCATGGAGCCAATGGCACAGTGTCAGTaccaatgatgatgatgacacagAAATTTAACTATG GTGACTTTGTAACACCAGAGGGAGTAGACTATGATGTGATTGAAGTTCCTTATGAGAGAGATGCTCTGAGCATGCTTCTGGTGTCTCCATTTGAGCGTGACGTACCTCTGTCTGCCCTGACTGGGGAGCTGCGCAGCCACAGGCTCAAAGAATGGAAGCAGGAGATGAGGAAGCTCAACAGACAACTGGCCATGCCCAG GTTTGCTATTGATTCAGAGATGAACCTAAAATCCACCCTTTGCCAGTTGGGCTTAGGAGACATCTTCAGCCAAACCAAAGCTGACTTCTCCCGCATCACCA CTGACGAGCCACTGTGTATATCCAAGGTGCTTCAGAAAGTGAAGCTGGAGGTGAATGAGGAGGGAACCAAAGGTTCCTCTGCCACAG CTGCTATAGTCTTTTCACGGATGGCAGTAGAGGAGATCACTCTGGACCGTCCTTTCCTCTTTCTCATTCAACACAAGCCCACTG GTGCTGTATTATTCATGGGCCAAGTGAACCAGCCCCAGGACCACTAG